One segment of Phaeacidiphilus oryzae TH49 DNA contains the following:
- a CDS encoding bifunctional helix-turn-helix transcriptional regulator/GNAT family N-acetyltransferase, giving the protein MTRGSATTRTSSDVDELRAFSRFFTRLVGALDYEGHLNTRHPLAQARVLYELRRRGTAEASALRKELGLDPGYFSRLLAGAEQDGLIRRGPDPADARRRQLTLTEPGKHAAALLDARASDSIEAVLRRVPASERPRLRAALRTVRRLLDEEAGPKGGEVRLRPPAPGDLGWVIQRNAVLYAEEFGWNEEYETLVARIVADYAEHRDPRHEACWIAELDGEPVGAVFCVRDRPKEAEEDGAADGADGADNADGAEPPGTARLRLLLVEPAARGHGVGARLVDQCLEFARRTGYREMVLWTNDILTSARRIYQRAGFTLVESSPHHSFGHDLVGQTWRLDLR; this is encoded by the coding sequence ATGACCCGTGGATCAGCCACCACCCGCACCAGCTCGGACGTCGACGAGCTGCGGGCCTTCAGCCGCTTCTTCACCCGGCTGGTCGGCGCCCTCGACTACGAGGGCCACCTCAACACCCGGCATCCGCTGGCCCAGGCCCGGGTGCTCTACGAACTGCGCCGCCGCGGCACCGCCGAGGCCTCCGCCCTGCGCAAGGAACTCGGCCTGGATCCCGGCTACTTCAGCCGGCTGCTGGCCGGCGCCGAGCAGGACGGACTGATCCGGCGCGGCCCGGACCCGGCCGACGCCCGACGCCGGCAGCTCACCCTCACCGAGCCCGGCAAGCACGCCGCCGCCCTCCTCGACGCCCGCGCCTCGGACTCCATCGAGGCCGTCCTGCGGCGGGTGCCCGCGAGTGAGCGCCCGAGGCTGCGCGCGGCCCTGCGCACGGTGCGCCGGCTGCTGGACGAGGAGGCCGGGCCGAAGGGCGGGGAGGTCCGGCTGCGCCCGCCCGCGCCCGGCGACCTCGGCTGGGTGATCCAGCGCAACGCCGTCCTCTACGCCGAGGAGTTCGGCTGGAACGAGGAGTACGAGACGCTGGTCGCCCGGATCGTCGCGGACTACGCGGAGCACCGCGATCCGCGCCACGAGGCCTGCTGGATCGCCGAGTTGGACGGCGAGCCGGTCGGCGCGGTGTTCTGCGTGCGCGACCGGCCGAAGGAGGCCGAGGAGGACGGCGCGGCGGACGGCGCGGACGGCGCGGACAACGCGGACGGCGCGGAGCCGCCCGGTACGGCCCGGCTCCGCCTCCTCCTGGTCGAGCCCGCCGCCCGCGGCCACGGCGTCGGCGCCCGACTGGTCGACCAGTGCCTGGAGTTCGCCCGGCGCACCGGCTACCGCGAGATGGTCCTGTGGACCAACGACATCCTCACCAGCGCCCGCCGGATCTACCAACGGGCCGGCTTCACCCTGGTCGAGAGCAGCCCCCACCACAGCTTCGGCCACGACCTCGTCGGCCAGACCTGGCGGCTCGACCTCCGCTGA